A DNA window from Parabacteroides johnsonii DSM 18315 contains the following coding sequences:
- the gltB gene encoding glutamate synthase large subunit has protein sequence MDTRSNLNNKQGLYDPTNEHDACGVGLVVNVHGGKSHGIVESALKILENMRHRGAEGADNKTGDGAGILLQIPHEFILLQGIPVPEKGKYGTGLVFFPKDEEQRSAILSFMIEEIEKEGLTLMHLRKVPVNTDILGNDARDTEPDIKQVFITGCDDQQMLELKLYIIRKRIEKRVAASDIPDRKDFYVVSLSTKSIIYKGMLESMQLRHYFPDLANHYLTSGLALVHSRFSTNTFPTWSLAQPFRLLAHNGEINTIRGNRGWMEARESVLSSPRIPNIDEIRPIIQPGMSDSASLDNVLEFFVASGMSLPHAMAMLVPESFNEKNPISEDLKAFYEYHSILMEPWDGPAALLFSDGRYAGGMLDRNGLRPARYLITKNGIMVVASEVGVMDFEPDEIEEKGRLQPGKILLVDTEEGRIYYDGELKKQLADAQPYHVWLANNRVELDELKSGRRVPHTVAGYDRMLRTFGYSREDIECIITPMCTGSAEPVGSMGNDTPLAILSERPQLLFNYFRQQFAQVTNPPIDPLREELVMSLTEYIGAVGSNILIPNETHCKMVRLAHPILTNTQLDILCNIRYKGFKSVKLPMLFEVSRGSEGLKAALDRLCKQAEQSVADGVNYIILSDKDVDETHAPIPSLLAVSAVHHHLISVQKRVQTALVVETGEMREVMHAALLLGYGASAINPYMSFAILQDMVDKQEIQLNYEMARKNYIKALCKGLFKVMSKMGISTIRSYRGAKLFEVVGLSTALIDTYFGGTASNVGGIRLQEIAADAIALHHQAFGGTVDNLTLEHKGLYNFRKDGEKHAWNPETISALQLATRLGSYKKFKEYTHLVDEKDAPIFLRDFLTFRTGNPIPVEEVEPASEIMKRFVTGAMSFGSISKEAHETMAMAMNKIHGRSNTGEGGEDSTRFIPRKDGLSLRSAIKQVASGRFGVTAEYLVNADEIQIKVAQGAKPGEGGQLPGFKVNDVIAKTRHSIPGISLISPPPHHDIYSIEDLAQLIFDLKNVNPSAEISVKLVSESGVGTIAAGVAKAKADRIVISGAEGGTGASPISSIRYAGLPPELGLSETQQTLVMNNLRGQVRLQTDGQLKTGRDIVLMALLGAEEFGFATSALIVLGCVMMRKCHMNTCPVGVATQDEELRKRFHGRHEYLVNFFTFLAEEVREYLAEMGFRRLDDIIGRTDLIDRLSSTSSASGKYALLDFSKLLHIPAQAATNAIRHTTEQVHLTGHVKDQDIILHAMPAIEHRQEISLDYAIANTDRSVGAMLSGEIAKRYGDAGLPEHTLNIKFKGSAGQSFGAFLAHGVNFRLEGEANDYLGKGLSGGRISVMPPVRSTFIAENNTIAGNTLIYGATSGEVYINGRVGERFCVRNSGAIAVVEGVGDHCCEYMTGGRVVVLGRTGRNFAAGMSGGVAYVWNKEGDFDYYCNMEMVELSLIEDSTTRKELHELIRKHYHFTGSHLASKMLDNWDKYVDEFIQIVPIEYKKVLQEEQMKKLQQKIAEMQRDY, from the coding sequence GACATCTTAGGAAACGACGCACGAGACACGGAGCCGGATATTAAACAGGTGTTTATCACCGGATGCGACGACCAGCAGATGTTGGAACTGAAACTCTACATCATTCGTAAACGGATCGAGAAGCGGGTGGCGGCATCCGACATACCGGATAGGAAAGATTTCTACGTGGTGTCGCTTTCCACCAAGAGTATTATATATAAAGGTATGCTGGAATCAATGCAGCTTCGCCATTATTTCCCCGATCTGGCCAACCACTATCTGACAAGCGGACTGGCACTCGTCCACTCCCGTTTCAGTACAAACACATTCCCGACCTGGAGTCTGGCACAACCGTTCCGTCTCCTGGCACACAACGGGGAAATCAATACGATACGGGGCAACCGTGGCTGGATGGAAGCACGTGAAAGCGTCCTGTCCTCTCCCCGTATCCCAAACATAGACGAGATACGCCCGATCATCCAGCCAGGTATGAGCGACAGTGCTTCGCTGGACAACGTGCTGGAATTTTTCGTGGCGTCCGGCATGAGCCTGCCACATGCCATGGCGATGCTGGTCCCGGAAAGTTTCAATGAGAAAAACCCGATATCGGAAGACCTGAAAGCGTTCTACGAATACCATTCTATCCTGATGGAACCGTGGGATGGCCCGGCCGCCCTACTCTTCAGCGACGGACGGTATGCCGGAGGAATGCTCGACCGCAACGGCTTGCGCCCGGCACGCTACTTGATCACGAAAAACGGCATAATGGTCGTGGCGTCCGAAGTGGGCGTAATGGACTTCGAACCTGATGAAATAGAGGAAAAGGGGCGTCTGCAACCGGGCAAAATCCTGCTGGTCGATACGGAAGAAGGCAGGATCTATTACGACGGCGAACTGAAAAAGCAGCTTGCCGACGCACAGCCCTACCATGTATGGCTGGCAAACAACCGGGTAGAACTGGACGAACTGAAGTCGGGACGCCGTGTACCGCACACCGTTGCCGGATATGACAGGATGCTACGCACCTTCGGGTATAGCCGCGAAGATATCGAATGCATCATCACCCCGATGTGCACAGGTAGTGCAGAGCCGGTCGGTTCGATGGGAAACGACACGCCGCTGGCCATCCTTTCCGAGCGCCCTCAACTGTTGTTCAACTATTTCCGCCAACAGTTCGCCCAAGTGACGAACCCGCCGATCGATCCGCTTCGTGAAGAATTGGTTATGAGCCTGACAGAATATATCGGCGCCGTAGGGAGCAACATCCTTATCCCGAATGAAACACATTGCAAAATGGTGCGCCTCGCCCATCCGATACTGACCAACACACAATTGGACATTCTTTGCAATATCCGCTACAAAGGTTTCAAATCCGTCAAGCTGCCGATGCTTTTCGAAGTGTCGCGAGGCAGCGAAGGACTGAAAGCCGCCCTCGACCGACTTTGCAAGCAGGCGGAACAGTCTGTCGCAGACGGTGTGAACTACATCATCCTGAGCGATAAGGACGTGGATGAAACCCATGCCCCTATCCCTTCGCTCCTTGCCGTCAGCGCCGTACACCATCACCTGATCTCCGTACAGAAACGTGTGCAGACCGCTTTGGTGGTGGAGACGGGGGAAATGCGCGAAGTGATGCATGCCGCCCTGCTCTTAGGCTATGGGGCAAGTGCCATCAATCCATATATGTCGTTCGCCATCCTTCAGGATATGGTGGACAAACAGGAGATACAACTCAACTACGAGATGGCGCGCAAGAACTATATCAAAGCGCTTTGCAAAGGCCTGTTCAAGGTCATGAGCAAGATGGGGATCAGTACGATCCGCAGCTATCGCGGCGCCAAACTGTTTGAGGTAGTCGGACTCTCGACCGCACTCATCGATACCTATTTCGGCGGGACAGCCAGCAATGTAGGCGGTATCCGCCTACAAGAAATAGCAGCCGACGCCATCGCCCTGCATCATCAGGCCTTCGGTGGAACGGTGGACAACCTGACTCTTGAACATAAAGGACTATACAACTTCCGAAAAGACGGTGAAAAACACGCATGGAACCCGGAGACGATCTCGGCCCTTCAACTAGCGACCCGATTAGGTAGCTACAAGAAATTCAAGGAATATACGCATCTCGTAGACGAAAAAGACGCACCGATTTTCCTCCGCGACTTCCTTACCTTCCGGACGGGAAACCCCATTCCGGTCGAAGAGGTGGAACCGGCAAGCGAGATCATGAAGCGTTTCGTCACGGGCGCCATGAGTTTCGGTTCGATCAGCAAGGAGGCACACGAGACGATGGCAATGGCGATGAACAAGATACACGGACGCAGCAACACCGGGGAAGGGGGTGAAGACTCCACCCGTTTCATCCCCCGCAAAGACGGCCTCTCCCTCCGTTCCGCCATCAAGCAGGTCGCCTCCGGACGCTTTGGCGTGACAGCCGAATATTTAGTGAATGCGGACGAGATACAGATCAAGGTTGCCCAGGGCGCGAAGCCGGGCGAAGGCGGACAGTTGCCGGGATTCAAGGTTAACGACGTGATTGCCAAAACACGCCACTCCATTCCGGGTATCTCACTGATCTCTCCTCCCCCTCACCATGATATTTACTCGATCGAAGACTTGGCACAACTGATCTTCGACTTGAAAAACGTCAACCCAAGTGCTGAGATAAGCGTGAAGCTGGTATCGGAAAGCGGCGTCGGGACAATTGCAGCGGGCGTGGCAAAAGCGAAGGCCGACCGCATCGTCATATCAGGTGCCGAAGGGGGAACAGGTGCTTCGCCAATAAGCTCCATCCGATATGCCGGACTGCCCCCCGAACTGGGATTGTCGGAGACACAACAAACCTTAGTCATGAACAACCTTCGCGGGCAGGTCCGATTGCAAACAGACGGACAGTTGAAGACCGGGCGCGACATCGTCCTGATGGCTCTGCTGGGAGCCGAAGAGTTCGGTTTCGCTACTTCCGCCCTGATCGTGCTGGGCTGCGTGATGATGCGCAAATGCCACATGAACACCTGCCCGGTAGGTGTCGCCACTCAAGACGAGGAACTGCGCAAGCGTTTCCATGGACGTCACGAATATTTAGTGAACTTCTTCACCTTCCTCGCTGAAGAGGTTCGAGAATATTTGGCAGAGATGGGCTTCAGGCGGTTAGACGACATTATCGGACGCACGGACCTGATCGATCGGCTCTCCTCTACTTCGTCAGCATCCGGCAAATACGCATTGCTCGATTTCTCCAAATTGCTGCACATCCCGGCACAAGCGGCGACAAATGCCATCCGGCATACGACGGAACAGGTGCATCTGACCGGACATGTAAAAGATCAGGACATTATCCTGCATGCTATGCCGGCCATCGAGCACCGGCAGGAGATTTCCTTGGATTATGCCATAGCCAACACCGACCGCTCGGTAGGCGCTATGCTCTCTGGCGAGATTGCCAAACGATACGGCGACGCCGGACTGCCGGAACATACACTTAATATCAAATTCAAAGGTTCGGCCGGACAGAGCTTCGGCGCCTTCCTTGCACACGGTGTCAACTTCCGCCTCGAAGGGGAAGCCAACGATTATTTAGGCAAAGGCTTGAGTGGTGGGCGCATCAGCGTGATGCCTCCGGTACGGTCGACTTTCATAGCCGAGAACAACACGATTGCCGGAAACACCCTGATATACGGGGCGACAAGTGGCGAAGTATATATCAACGGACGTGTAGGCGAACGTTTCTGCGTGCGCAACTCCGGTGCTATCGCTGTCGTGGAAGGGGTCGGCGACCACTGCTGCGAATATATGACCGGAGGACGCGTGGTGGTTCTCGGACGTACAGGGCGCAACTTCGCCGCTGGCATGAGCGGTGGTGTCGCTTATGTGTGGAACAAGGAAGGGGACTTCGACTACTACTGCAATATGGAGATGGTCGAACTCTCGCTGATCGAAGACAGTACGACACGTAAAGAACTGCACGAGCTGATCCGCAAGCATTACCATTTCACCGGTAGCCACCTCGCAAGCAAGATGCTCGACAACTGGGACAAGTATGTAGATGAGTTCATCCAGATCGTCCCGATCGAATACAAAAAGGTCTTGCAGGAAGAGCAGATGAAGAAGTTGCAGCAAAAGATCGCTGAGATGCAGCGCGACTACTAA
- a CDS encoding glutamate synthase subunit beta: MGNPKAFLTIHRQEAGYRPVHERIDDFSEVEQTLNSSDRRRQASRCMDCGVPFCHWACPLGNKQPEWQDLLYKGKWREAFHVLQQTCDFPEFTGRICPALCEKSCVLKLSCDEPVTIRENEASIVEASFREGYIQPIRPVRNGKRVAVIGSGPAGLTAANQLNRRGYEVTVFEKDELPGGLLRFGIPNFKLGKNIIDRRIRLMEQEGIVFKVNTMVGSEVSAKEIALTFDAVCVAIGSEIPRDLPIEGRNLKGVHFALELLSQQNRILEGIVIPSKDIINCKGKKVLVIGGGDTGSDCVGTANRHKAASVTQIEIMPQPPVGHNPATPWPLYPQVLKTSSSHEEGCIRRWNLASVRFIGDKNTLKGVEVEEVKWQPTEKEGRPEMRKTGRTEVIEADLVFLAMGFIHPEQEGLVKELSLAVDARGNIAVDPVTNQIADTNLFASGDAVSGASLVVRAMASGRKVAAAIDQYLRNK; this comes from the coding sequence ATGGGAAATCCAAAAGCATTCCTCACCATACACCGGCAAGAGGCCGGATATCGTCCCGTCCATGAACGCATCGACGATTTTAGCGAAGTAGAACAAACGCTCAACAGCAGTGACCGCCGCAGACAAGCCTCTCGCTGCATGGACTGCGGCGTGCCCTTCTGCCACTGGGCCTGCCCGTTAGGCAATAAACAACCCGAATGGCAAGACCTGCTCTATAAAGGCAAATGGCGCGAGGCCTTCCATGTGCTGCAACAGACCTGCGACTTCCCGGAGTTTACCGGACGCATCTGCCCCGCCCTTTGCGAGAAAAGCTGTGTGCTGAAACTGAGCTGCGACGAGCCTGTCACGATACGTGAGAACGAAGCCTCCATCGTAGAGGCCTCTTTCCGAGAAGGATATATCCAACCGATCCGTCCTGTCCGTAACGGCAAACGGGTGGCGGTGATCGGCAGTGGCCCGGCCGGACTGACAGCCGCCAACCAACTGAACCGCCGGGGATATGAAGTGACCGTATTCGAAAAGGACGAACTCCCGGGTGGCCTGCTCCGCTTCGGTATTCCGAACTTCAAATTAGGGAAGAACATCATCGACCGCCGTATCCGGTTGATGGAACAGGAAGGGATCGTCTTCAAAGTTAACACGATGGTCGGCAGCGAAGTATCTGCCAAAGAGATCGCCTTGACGTTCGATGCCGTTTGTGTCGCCATCGGCTCCGAAATACCACGTGACCTCCCTATCGAAGGGCGTAATCTGAAAGGTGTCCATTTCGCCCTCGAACTGTTGTCACAACAGAATCGTATCCTCGAAGGCATCGTTATCCCGTCTAAAGACATCATCAACTGCAAAGGCAAGAAAGTCCTTGTCATCGGTGGCGGCGATACGGGAAGCGACTGTGTCGGGACAGCCAACCGCCACAAAGCCGCGAGCGTGACGCAAATCGAGATCATGCCACAGCCACCTGTCGGACATAACCCGGCAACTCCTTGGCCCTTATATCCGCAAGTACTGAAAACAAGCAGCAGTCATGAAGAAGGATGCATCCGTCGCTGGAACCTCGCTTCCGTCCGCTTCATCGGAGATAAGAACACCCTGAAAGGTGTCGAAGTCGAAGAGGTAAAATGGCAACCGACCGAAAAGGAAGGCCGACCGGAAATGCGCAAGACTGGCCGCACGGAAGTGATCGAAGCCGACCTCGTCTTTCTTGCGATGGGTTTCATACATCCCGAGCAGGAAGGCCTCGTCAAAGAACTTTCCCTTGCCGTCGACGCACGCGGTAACATCGCCGTCGATCCGGTCACCAACCAGATAGCCGACACCAACCTCTTCGCCTCCGGCGATGCCGTCAGCGGGGCCAGCCTCGTTGTCCGTGCCATGGCCTCCGGCCGCAAGGTCGCCGCTGCCATCGACCAGTATCTCAGAAACAAATAA
- the asnB gene encoding asparagine synthase B, with amino-acid sequence MCGITAIFNIHSNAADLRQQALKMSKRIRHRGPDWSGIYQGRTAILAHERLSIVDPASGGQPLRSKDGQLILTVNGEIYNHRELREQLKDEYEFQTGSDCEVILALYRKYGVGCVEKLSGIFGFALYDETDDSYLIARDPIGVIPLYIGYDDEGHLLISSELKGLEGFATTYGQFPPGHYFYSRDKDFTRWYIRDWMQYDNVKDNPASVEELHDALEAAVRRQLMSDVPYGVLLSGGLDSSITSAIAKKYAAKRIETEGKAEAWWPRLHSFAVGLKGAPDLVAAKKVADYIGTVHHEINYTIEEGLDAIRDVIYYIETYDVTTVRASTPMYLLARVIKSMGIKMVLSGEGADEVFGGYLYFHKAPDAKAFHEETVRKLSKLYMYDCLRANKSLCAWGVEGRVPFLDKEFLDVAMRLNPEAKMCPGSVIEKKILREAFADVLPSEIAWRQKEQFSDGVGYSWIDTLKKVTAQAVSDTEMANAARRFPINTPQNKEEYFYRTIFEEHFPSESAARSVPSIPSVACSTAEALAWDSAFKNMNDPSGRAVKGVHEAAY; translated from the coding sequence ATGTGTGGTATTACAGCAATCTTCAACATCCATAGCAACGCCGCCGACCTCCGTCAGCAAGCCCTAAAAATGAGTAAACGCATCCGTCACCGCGGTCCGGACTGGAGCGGTATCTATCAAGGCAGGACCGCCATCCTCGCCCATGAACGCCTCTCCATCGTCGATCCTGCATCCGGCGGCCAACCTCTGAGAAGCAAAGACGGCCAACTGATCCTCACCGTCAACGGCGAGATATACAACCACCGCGAACTCCGCGAACAGTTGAAAGACGAATACGAATTCCAGACCGGAAGCGACTGCGAGGTCATCCTCGCCCTCTACCGCAAGTACGGTGTGGGATGTGTGGAAAAGCTGAGCGGCATTTTCGGGTTCGCTCTCTACGACGAAACGGACGACAGCTACCTGATTGCCCGCGACCCGATCGGCGTCATCCCCCTCTACATCGGCTACGACGACGAAGGGCATCTCCTTATTTCTTCTGAACTGAAAGGGCTCGAAGGCTTCGCCACCACATACGGACAGTTCCCTCCGGGACACTATTTCTATAGCCGTGATAAGGATTTCACCCGCTGGTATATCCGCGACTGGATGCAATATGATAACGTGAAAGATAATCCTGCCAGCGTAGAGGAACTGCACGATGCCCTCGAAGCGGCCGTACGCCGCCAACTGATGAGCGACGTGCCTTATGGCGTACTCCTTTCCGGCGGCCTGGACTCGTCCATCACCTCCGCCATAGCCAAAAAATACGCAGCCAAACGTATCGAGACCGAAGGAAAGGCAGAAGCATGGTGGCCCCGGCTACACTCCTTCGCTGTCGGTCTTAAAGGAGCGCCAGATTTAGTGGCAGCCAAGAAAGTGGCTGATTATATCGGTACTGTCCACCACGAGATCAACTACACGATCGAGGAAGGACTCGATGCCATTCGTGACGTGATCTACTACATCGAGACATACGACGTGACAACTGTCCGCGCCTCCACTCCGATGTACCTGTTGGCTCGCGTAATCAAATCGATGGGGATAAAGATGGTATTGAGTGGCGAAGGGGCGGATGAAGTGTTCGGGGGTTACCTCTATTTCCACAAAGCCCCGGATGCAAAGGCTTTTCACGAAGAGACCGTCCGTAAACTGAGCAAACTCTATATGTATGACTGTCTCCGGGCTAACAAAAGCTTGTGTGCCTGGGGTGTGGAAGGTCGCGTTCCTTTCCTCGACAAAGAGTTTCTCGATGTTGCCATGCGCCTCAATCCTGAAGCCAAAATGTGTCCCGGTAGCGTGATCGAGAAGAAAATTCTCCGCGAGGCCTTCGCCGACGTGCTCCCCTCGGAAATAGCCTGGCGCCAGAAAGAACAATTCTCCGATGGCGTTGGCTACAGTTGGATCGACACGCTGAAGAAGGTGACCGCCCAAGCCGTCAGCGACACCGAAATGGCCAATGCAGCCCGACGTTTCCCGATCAACACACCGCAAAACAAAGAAGAATACTTCTACCGCACCATCTTCGAGGAACATTTCCCCAGCGAAAGTGCCGCCCGCAGCGTGCCGAGCATCCCCAGCGTCGCCTGCTCTACCGCCGAAGCCCTCGCCTGGGACTCTGCTTTCAAAAACATGAACGACCCCAGCGGACGGGCGGTGAAAGGGGTACATGAGGCGGCATACTGA
- a CDS encoding fibrobacter succinogenes major paralogous domain-containing protein, with the protein MTRSAIRSVLRIRNRRPSIHGEKGETGDTPAIGVKQSEEGDWYWTLDGEPITDPDGNTIHANAQTIAPQLKLGSQLPPDAIIIGLRSIDETAVYLSVDGGKQWAKISGERGEAGEQGPTGSQGPTGSGGGGDPFFKDVKVYDDFVEFVLKDGTVLSMPVTVQNYIDINDIDWDKSNVWKVMDGEKQVAEICKEGFGRIPGQSGITCQVVAVYPVGPNNEVDLANGYIAKYLGGAKGSRNIAGGSIGWTTRGDYDNGNVSPLATFIAGTEGKEEVSKLMITSSKKVKECKSGIDKYKLEPYIISDTDGNEYPVVKIGVAYWMRENLRATKFKDGTSLVYQRSATDDQKNQTLYLNEYSTGTQYQKVAMYDYYKKDDSFDVETQSDEVKKRYGLHYNFSAVAGDYDPYVQNLGAGYNILSQDIEGQTNNSLCPDGWHIPTSFTNGVFGNYYADMEYIDYIFGFDWWHMMVSNVAENKDSRDWVVAQWWKSGDNTPDNLSGLSLYAVPALGQTTGFGKTGTPKFNSTELEGTVLFWVDILSNGIPMFPYLDGDNDMVNNNVPAAAVGACYFPIRCVRD; encoded by the coding sequence ATGACACGGTCGGCTATACGATCCGTTTTAAGAATCAGGAACCGGCGACCATCTATACACGGAGAGAAAGGTGAAACAGGGGATACCCCGGCGATTGGTGTAAAACAGTCCGAAGAAGGCGATTGGTATTGGACGCTCGACGGTGAGCCTATTACAGATCCCGACGGCAATACAATCCATGCTAACGCACAGACTATTGCTCCGCAATTGAAACTGGGTAGTCAGTTACCTCCCGATGCGATCATAATCGGTTTAAGATCGATAGATGAAACAGCCGTTTATCTTTCTGTAGACGGTGGCAAGCAGTGGGCTAAAATCTCCGGTGAACGAGGTGAGGCGGGAGAGCAGGGACCGACCGGCTCGCAAGGTCCTACCGGAAGTGGGGGTGGTGGAGATCCATTCTTCAAGGATGTGAAGGTATATGATGATTTTGTTGAGTTTGTTTTGAAAGATGGAACAGTATTGAGTATGCCTGTCACTGTCCAGAATTATATCGACATAAATGATATAGACTGGGACAAATCCAATGTCTGGAAGGTTATGGATGGGGAAAAACAGGTTGCGGAGATTTGTAAGGAAGGGTTTGGCAGGATTCCGGGGCAGAGTGGGATAACTTGTCAAGTCGTTGCCGTTTATCCAGTTGGTCCCAATAATGAGGTGGACCTTGCAAATGGTTATATAGCTAAATATCTCGGAGGTGCCAAAGGCAGTAGGAATATTGCCGGAGGAAGTATCGGTTGGACAACACGAGGCGATTATGATAATGGTAATGTGTCACCTCTTGCAACTTTTATCGCAGGAACTGAAGGGAAGGAAGAAGTCTCCAAATTGATGATTACATCATCTAAAAAAGTCAAGGAGTGCAAAAGTGGAATCGATAAGTATAAGTTAGAACCTTATATTATTTCGGATACTGACGGTAACGAATATCCTGTTGTTAAGATTGGAGTGGCTTATTGGATGAGAGAGAATTTACGTGCTACTAAGTTTAAGGATGGAACTTCTTTGGTTTATCAGCGGAGTGCGACGGATGATCAGAAGAACCAAACCTTGTATCTTAACGAATATTCGACTGGTACTCAGTATCAGAAGGTAGCTATGTATGATTACTATAAGAAAGATGATAGTTTCGATGTTGAAACTCAGAGTGATGAAGTGAAGAAACGATATGGCTTGCATTATAACTTTTCGGCTGTGGCGGGAGATTACGATCCATATGTCCAGAATCTTGGAGCAGGCTACAATATCCTTTCACAAGATATAGAAGGACAAACTAATAATAGTCTTTGTCCCGATGGGTGGCATATTCCTACAAGTTTTACGAATGGTGTATTTGGTAATTATTATGCAGACATGGAATACATTGATTATATTTTCGGTTTTGACTGGTGGCATATGATGGTCTCTAATGTAGCGGAAAATAAAGATAGTCGTGATTGGGTGGTTGCGCAATGGTGGAAGTCTGGTGATAATACTCCTGATAATTTGAGCGGACTTTCACTTTATGCTGTGCCTGCACTGGGACAAACAACAGGGTTTGGTAAAACCGGTACTCCTAAGTTTAATTCAACAGAATTAGAAGGTACTGTCTTATTTTGGGTCGATATCTTGTCAAATGGAATACCAATGTTTCCATATTTGGATGGCGACAATGATATGGTTAATAATAATGTTCCAGCGGCAGCAGTCGGAGCCTGTTATTTCCCTATCCGTTGCGTGCGGGATTAG
- a CDS encoding PL29 family lyase N-terminal domain-containing protein, which yields MNLDEPQKCSITGWLVANKLTDREFYFAIVLFVFSILFLTGCYNDEELWNKISGLEERVKALETWQAAASSNIDALQKLMDETDYITDVTPVILGNDTVGYTIRFKNQEPATIYTRRER from the coding sequence ATGAACTTAGATGAGCCTCAAAAATGCAGTATTACTGGTTGGTTAGTCGCTAACAAATTGACAGATCGTGAATTCTATTTTGCCATCGTTTTGTTTGTGTTTTCAATCTTGTTTTTGACAGGATGCTATAATGATGAAGAGCTATGGAATAAAATTTCGGGATTGGAAGAACGAGTCAAGGCTTTGGAAACCTGGCAGGCAGCTGCCAGCAGCAACATCGATGCTCTTCAAAAATTGATGGACGAGACTGATTATATCACGGATGTCACCCCAGTGATTTTGGGTAATGACACGGTCGGCTATACGATCCGTTTTAAGAATCAGGAACCGGCGACCATCTATACACGGAGAGAAAGGTGA
- a CDS encoding cupin domain-containing protein encodes MDMESNNFQYESGMKWENAGEGVVRQIMAYNDDLMMVKVKFETGAVGTPHTHPHTQATYVASGVFEFTTDGETKIVHPGDGIYMKPGVLHGCRCLEAGVLIDTFSPIRKDFL; translated from the coding sequence ATGGATATGGAAAGTAATAATTTTCAGTATGAGAGCGGGATGAAGTGGGAGAATGCCGGTGAAGGGGTTGTCCGTCAGATCATGGCCTACAATGACGACCTGATGATGGTCAAAGTAAAATTTGAAACCGGGGCTGTCGGTACTCCTCATACACACCCGCATACGCAAGCTACTTATGTGGCAAGCGGCGTGTTTGAGTTCACGACGGATGGTGAGACAAAGATCGTCCACCCAGGCGACGGAATCTATATGAAACCGGGGGTACTGCATGGTTGCAGATGCCTGGAAGCGGGTGTGCTGATCGACACATTCAGTCCGATACGGAAAGATTTTCTCTGA